A single region of the Thermoplasmata archaeon genome encodes:
- a CDS encoding GNAT family N-acetyltransferase, with the protein MVLRVRGLRIRELEPGDYEELVALWRRAGLPFRPRGRDSRREILRQLSLPTSVYLKAVVGRGVGKREVIAGVVLGTHDGRKGWVNRLAVLPEYRRRGVARALVRELERRFRRMGIGVFCALVEDWNRVSLKAFRAMGYELHRDIFYFSKRRSRGA; encoded by the coding sequence ATGGTGCTCAGGGTCAGGGGGTTGAGGATAAGGGAGCTAGAGCCGGGGGACTACGAGGAGCTCGTGGCGCTCTGGAGAAGAGCGGGCCTTCCTTTCAGGCCGCGGGGCAGGGACAGCAGGAGAGAGATCCTGCGCCAGCTCTCCCTGCCGACGAGCGTCTATCTAAAGGCGGTGGTGGGGCGGGGGGTTGGGAAAAGGGAGGTCATCGCGGGCGTGGTTCTGGGCACCCACGACGGCCGCAAGGGCTGGGTTAACAGGCTTGCGGTCCTGCCTGAGTACCGGAGGCGCGGCGTGGCGCGGGCGCTTGTGCGGGAGCTCGAGAGGCGCTTCAGGAGAATGGGGATAGGAGTCTTTTGCGCTCTAGTGGAGGACTGGAACAGGGTCTCCCTGAAGGCCTTTAGGGCGATGGGCTACGAGCTCCACAGGGACATTTTTTACTTCAGCAAAAGGAGGAGCCGCGGGGCATGA
- the mscL gene encoding large conductance mechanosensitive channel protein MscL, with the protein MTAQDKAKGFVKEFKEFIAKGNVLGMAVGIIIGIAFGAVVNSLVNDVLMPPIGLALGGVDFSENYIVLKGAEVNGTTVTSFPSLQAAKEAGAVTLRWGIFVNTIINFLIISFVIFLIVKAVGWATRKEEEKKAETEKPCPFCDTKIPIKAVRCPNCTSKLDEAAGAKA; encoded by the coding sequence ATGACCGCACAAGATAAAGCCAAGGGGTTTGTGAAGGAATTCAAGGAGTTCATAGCGAAGGGGAACGTGCTCGGAATGGCCGTGGGCATCATAATCGGCATCGCTTTCGGCGCCGTCGTGAATTCGTTGGTTAACGACGTGCTGATGCCGCCCATAGGCCTCGCGCTGGGCGGGGTTGATTTCTCCGAGAATTACATAGTTCTCAAGGGGGCCGAGGTCAACGGGACGACAGTGACATCTTTCCCCAGCCTGCAGGCCGCGAAAGAGGCGGGCGCGGTAACGCTCAGGTGGGGCATCTTCGTGAACACGATAATCAACTTCCTGATAATCTCCTTCGTGATATTCCTCATCGTGAAGGCCGTGGGCTGGGCGACGAGGAAGGAGGAGGAGAAAAAGGCGGAGACGGAGAAGCCCTGCCCCTTCTGCGACACCAAGATACCCATCAAGGCCGTTCGCTGCCCCAACTGCACCTCGAAGCTCGACGAGGCCGCGGGCGCAAAAGCCTGA
- a CDS encoding NusA-like transcription termination signal-binding factor codes for MEIKLDEDALKLIALFETVTRAEVRDCIASEERVIFIVGEGQARAAMGERGQRLKRLRSLLKKNVEVIEWSGEPERFIRNIFHNFKVRGVRLERRAGRLTAVVEVDPDEKARAIGKGGRNLYQAREILARHFGDIDGLVVA; via the coding sequence ATGGAGATCAAGCTGGACGAGGATGCGCTCAAGCTCATCGCGCTCTTCGAGACTGTGACGAGGGCGGAGGTCAGGGACTGCATCGCCTCTGAAGAAAGGGTGATTTTTATTGTTGGCGAGGGGCAGGCGCGCGCGGCAATGGGCGAGAGGGGGCAGAGGCTCAAGCGCCTCAGGAGTCTTCTGAAAAAGAATGTGGAGGTCATCGAGTGGTCCGGGGAGCCCGAGAGGTTCATCAGAAACATCTTCCATAACTTCAAAGTCAGGGGTGTGAGGCTGGAGCGGAGGGCCGGAAGGCTGACCGCGGTCGTGGAGGTGGACCCGGACGAGAAGGCCCGCGCGATAGGAAAGGGCGGGCGGAACCTCTATCAGGCGCGCGAGATTCTAGCGAGGCACTTCGGCGACATAGATGGACTCGTGGTGGCCTAG
- a CDS encoding metal-dependent hydrolase, with amino-acid sequence MDLFTHMLVSYLLGQGFGLLSGGVTEPQLLFGVIAGVLPDIDVFAFPLWHRLPRLRHHGITHSLLLPAVMALVLPLVVSLFWRLDPLPLIALGLMTGVFHVLSDLLTNFPVPLLAPLSWRGYSFAIDAAVNPYVLFSSLALIFFFWNLRAIGYDYGTFRLMLLAVALLILLHFIVKCGTKLVLRRRYRAAAARVDAEPTFRYLTWYIKLSREVDGAILTEYQKLRIGREARRSLFYEVSPPADWSASARSEAPTLEPGAEGVAGGTPVECQAPEKPLPERLGGSGAEAGAVARGEPRDGALGTAGSGGGAAGGFLSADAAIIASYRLVRGWRDILGSDDEAAAIVSERPGGGWEVFWFRWWSAYRPPVKGLVVTVLPSGSMEVAEVCRRVEL; translated from the coding sequence ATGGACCTCTTCACCCACATGCTGGTCTCTTATCTGCTCGGGCAGGGCTTCGGCCTGCTCTCGGGCGGGGTCACAGAGCCCCAGCTACTCTTCGGCGTCATAGCGGGCGTTCTGCCCGACATCGATGTCTTCGCGTTTCCCCTGTGGCACAGGCTCCCGCGCCTCAGGCACCACGGCATCACCCACTCCCTCCTCCTCCCGGCGGTGATGGCGCTCGTCCTCCCTCTCGTTGTCTCTCTTTTCTGGCGTCTCGACCCCCTCCCCCTCATTGCCCTCGGCCTTATGACGGGCGTTTTCCATGTCCTCAGCGACCTCCTGACGAACTTTCCCGTACCTCTCCTCGCCCCGCTGAGCTGGAGGGGCTACAGCTTCGCAATTGACGCCGCAGTCAACCCCTATGTCCTCTTCTCAAGTCTGGCCCTCATTTTTTTCTTCTGGAACCTAAGGGCGATCGGCTACGACTATGGAACCTTCAGGCTAATGCTCCTCGCCGTCGCGCTGCTTATTTTACTCCACTTCATTGTGAAGTGCGGCACGAAGCTCGTCCTCCGACGTAGATATCGCGCCGCAGCAGCCCGTGTTGACGCGGAGCCGACCTTCCGCTACCTGACCTGGTATATAAAGCTTAGCAGAGAGGTCGATGGGGCCATCCTGACGGAGTATCAGAAGCTCCGCATCGGCCGGGAGGCGAGGAGGAGCCTCTTCTACGAGGTCTCGCCTCCCGCGGACTGGAGCGCGTCTGCCCGCTCAGAGGCTCCAACGCTCGAGCCGGGGGCGGAGGGAGTGGCTGGAGGAACCCCGGTGGAATGTCAGGCCCCCGAGAAACCCCTTCCTGAGCGACTAGGGGGTTCTGGAGCCGAAGCTGGCGCCGTAGCCCGAGGTGAGCCACGGGATGGAGCGCTGGGAACCGCCGGTTCTGGAGGAGGGGCGGCTGGGGGCTTCCTGAGCGCCGACGCCGCTATCATCGCCAGCTACCGTCTGGTCAGGGGGTGGCGCGACATCCTCGGGAGCGATGATGAGGCAGCCGCCATAGTATCAGAGCGCCCGGGAGGCGGCTGGGAGGTCTTCTGGTTCCGCTGGTGGTCAGCCTACAGACCCCCTGTAAAAGGGCTGGTGGTCACGGTCCTCCCCAGCGGTTCAATGGAGGTTGCGGAGGTTTGCAGGAGGGTAGAGCTCTGA
- a CDS encoding 50S ribosomal protein L30e, which yields MIDITRELRTLVTTGKVLLGADQAKKALKSGTAKLVIVASNVSKENAEAIAKFEGAPVYRFPGTSLELGSACGKPFAVSVLTVLNPGESQIMSVLK from the coding sequence ATGATTGACATCACAAGGGAGCTCAGGACACTTGTGACGACGGGAAAGGTGCTGCTCGGGGCCGACCAAGCGAAAAAGGCCCTCAAGTCGGGCACGGCGAAGCTGGTCATTGTCGCGAGCAATGTGTCAAAAGAGAACGCGGAGGCCATCGCGAAGTTCGAGGGCGCTCCCGTATACAGATTCCCGGGAACGAGCCTTGAGCTTGGCTCTGCGTGCGGGAAGCCCTTTGCCGTCTCGGTCCTGACGGTGCTTAACCCAGGCGAGTCTCAGATAATGAGCGTTCTGAAGTAG
- the rpoA2 gene encoding DNA-directed RNA polymerase subunit A'', whose amino-acid sequence MKKKAPPKKRGGKAAIKYAAPEGEKVIREPTPCELELRAELKEMGEELPDQIIWRIADRIHDMNLPRKTIRRILELTCKRYKRHLVDPTESVGIVAAQSIGEPGTQMTMRTFHYAGVAEINVTLGLPRLIEIVDARRIPSTPMMEIHFPPEIAQDLEAVQRVVSEIEMTRLIDVAAIETDIANMEILVKPDPAKLKAKNITIEDIEKALEKKQRVKCDVEKVGEDKFVVKSSEMSYKRLQQLLEATRNLKIKGIDGIQRAILRKEAEGYVVYTEGSNLARVLQLESIDRTRTTTNNVLEINEVLGIEAARSAIIKEAHKTLSEQGLIVDIRHIMLVADMMTADGEVKAIGRHGISGRKSSVLARAAFEITTNHLLKAGITGEEDHLGGVAENIIVGQPVTLGTGAINLVYMPRKSSK is encoded by the coding sequence GTGAAGAAGAAGGCGCCGCCGAAGAAGAGGGGCGGGAAGGCCGCGATCAAGTACGCAGCCCCGGAGGGCGAGAAGGTCATAAGGGAGCCGACGCCGTGCGAGCTCGAGCTCAGGGCTGAGCTCAAAGAGATGGGGGAAGAGCTCCCGGACCAGATAATCTGGCGCATCGCGGACAGGATTCACGACATGAACCTGCCTAGGAAGACCATCCGGAGAATTCTGGAGCTGACGTGCAAGCGCTACAAGAGGCACCTAGTGGACCCGACCGAGTCCGTGGGCATCGTGGCGGCCCAGTCGATCGGGGAGCCCGGGACACAGATGACGATGAGGACATTCCACTACGCGGGCGTGGCCGAAATAAACGTGACGCTGGGCCTCCCCAGGCTCATCGAGATCGTGGACGCGCGCAGAATTCCCAGCACCCCCATGATGGAGATTCACTTCCCACCTGAGATTGCGCAGGATCTGGAGGCGGTCCAGAGGGTGGTCTCGGAGATAGAGATGACCAGACTAATCGACGTCGCCGCCATCGAGACCGACATAGCCAACATGGAGATACTGGTCAAGCCCGACCCGGCGAAGCTGAAGGCCAAGAACATCACCATTGAAGACATCGAGAAGGCGCTTGAGAAGAAGCAGAGGGTGAAGTGCGATGTCGAGAAGGTGGGGGAGGACAAATTCGTGGTCAAGTCGAGCGAGATGTCCTATAAGAGGCTCCAGCAGCTCCTCGAGGCCACCAGGAACCTCAAAATCAAGGGCATCGACGGCATCCAGAGGGCCATACTGAGGAAGGAGGCGGAGGGGTATGTGGTCTACACCGAGGGCTCGAACCTCGCGAGGGTTCTCCAGCTCGAGAGCATAGACAGAACCAGAACCACCACGAACAATGTGCTGGAGATTAACGAAGTCCTCGGCATCGAGGCCGCGCGCAGCGCGATAATTAAGGAGGCCCACAAGACGCTCTCTGAGCAGGGGCTGATAGTCGACATCAGACACATAATGCTGGTCGCTGACATGATGACCGCGGACGGCGAGGTGAAGGCGATAGGGAGGCACGGAATATCCGGGAGGAAGAGCAGCGTCCTCGCTCGGGCCGCGTTCGAGATAACCACGAACCACCTCCTGAAGGCCGGGATAACGGGCGAGGAGGACCACCTAGGCGGAGTGGCGGAGAACATCATCGTGGGCCAGCCCGTGACCCTCGGCACGGGCGCGATAAACCTGGTCTACATGCCGAGGAAGAGCTCGAAGTGA
- a CDS encoding DNA-directed RNA polymerase subunit A', whose product MILGIRKRIKAIKFAFLSPNEIRAMSATKIITADTYDDDGFPIEMGLMDPRLGVVEPGLRCKTCGRKVDECPGHFGHIDLAMPVIHVGYVKEIKRLLKSTCRQCGRLLHKPLELPPAEPVEEALEISPEEKAGEEGGPLEGLREEERDAVQVRICPHCGAEQVRITLDKPTSFREGGHKLTPKEVRERLERIPNEDLPALGLNPEVVRPEWMVLTALPVPPVTVRPSITLESGDRSEDDLTHKLVDVLRINQRLRENRDAGAPQLIVEDLWELLQYHVTTYFDNQTSGIPPARHRSGRPLKTLAQRLKGKEGRFRSNLSGKRVNFSARTVISPDPLLSINEVGIPMEVAMELTVPIRVTSWNMEVVKGLVLRGSKNYPGVNYVIRPDGRRIKVTDKNAQNLAETLEEGFIVERHLVDGDIVLFNRQPSLHRMSIMAHEVRVMPQKTFRLNLSVCPPYNADFDGDEMNLHALQSEEARAEARILMKVQEHILSPRFGGPVIGAIHDHITGAFMLTHGEQRFNKDETLYLLSFIDVGMELPKPAGKDRNGEPYWTGKQIASLVIPSKLNLEYRASICAGCEECKKERCMEETGFDAYTVIENGVLKHGVIDEKGIGAFKGKILDKIVRDYGPDEGRIFIDNITKLAIATIMLKGFTTGLSDEDIPPEARRQIDEVLEKARADVEERVEAFRQGLLEQMPGRSLEETLEVDVMKLLGRARDQAGNIASKYLGLENSAVIMAKSGARGSMLNLSQMAGCIGQQAVRGERIHRGYQSRTLPHFRPGDLGAEAMGFVSSSYKNGLKPTEFFFHCMGGREGLVDTAVRTSRSGYMQRRLINALEDLKVTYDGTVRNTSGTIIQFKYGEDGVDPTRSVRGDAVDVDDIIREVLGVAAGEEEEKKGAGFRYGEYEADLVSTQEEFETEEETSEDDFGGD is encoded by the coding sequence ATGATACTCGGCATAAGGAAGAGAATCAAGGCAATAAAGTTCGCCTTCCTCTCGCCCAACGAGATAAGGGCGATGTCCGCCACGAAAATCATTACCGCCGACACATACGACGACGACGGTTTCCCCATCGAGATGGGCCTGATGGACCCCCGGCTCGGCGTGGTCGAGCCCGGTCTCAGGTGCAAGACATGCGGCAGGAAGGTCGACGAGTGCCCCGGCCACTTCGGCCACATCGACCTCGCCATGCCAGTGATTCATGTGGGCTATGTGAAGGAGATCAAGAGGCTCCTGAAGTCCACCTGCAGGCAGTGCGGGAGGCTCCTCCACAAGCCCCTCGAGCTCCCGCCGGCCGAGCCCGTCGAGGAGGCGCTCGAGATTTCGCCCGAGGAGAAGGCGGGGGAGGAGGGGGGGCCCCTTGAAGGGCTGCGCGAGGAGGAGAGGGATGCTGTGCAGGTCAGGATATGCCCCCATTGCGGCGCGGAGCAGGTCAGGATTACCCTGGACAAGCCCACGAGCTTCAGGGAGGGCGGGCACAAGCTCACGCCCAAGGAGGTCAGGGAGAGGCTGGAGAGAATTCCGAACGAGGACCTCCCAGCGCTCGGACTCAACCCCGAGGTCGTGAGGCCGGAGTGGATGGTGCTCACGGCTCTGCCGGTCCCGCCAGTCACCGTCAGGCCCTCGATAACGCTCGAGTCCGGCGATAGGTCCGAGGATGACCTGACCCACAAGCTCGTGGACGTCCTCAGAATTAACCAGAGGCTCAGGGAGAACCGCGACGCCGGGGCTCCCCAGCTCATCGTCGAAGACCTCTGGGAGCTGCTCCAGTACCACGTGACCACCTACTTCGACAACCAGACCTCCGGAATTCCGCCCGCAAGGCACAGGTCCGGCCGGCCCCTGAAGACGCTGGCGCAGAGGCTCAAGGGCAAGGAGGGGCGCTTCAGGTCCAACCTCTCGGGAAAGAGGGTCAACTTCTCCGCGCGCACGGTGATATCCCCGGACCCCCTCCTCTCCATCAACGAGGTCGGAATTCCGATGGAGGTGGCGATGGAGCTCACCGTCCCGATTCGGGTGACCTCATGGAACATGGAGGTCGTGAAGGGCCTAGTGCTCAGGGGCTCGAAGAACTACCCGGGCGTGAACTATGTCATCAGGCCCGACGGCCGCAGAATCAAGGTCACCGACAAGAACGCCCAGAACCTCGCCGAGACGCTGGAGGAGGGCTTCATCGTCGAGAGGCACCTCGTGGACGGGGACATCGTGCTCTTCAACCGCCAGCCCTCCCTCCACAGGATGAGCATAATGGCCCACGAGGTCAGGGTGATGCCGCAGAAGACCTTCAGGCTCAACCTCTCTGTATGCCCCCCCTACAACGCGGACTTCGACGGCGACGAGATGAACCTCCACGCGCTCCAGAGCGAGGAGGCGAGGGCGGAGGCGCGCATCCTGATGAAGGTGCAGGAGCACATCCTCTCCCCCCGCTTCGGCGGCCCGGTCATCGGGGCGATTCACGACCACATCACTGGAGCCTTTATGCTCACCCACGGCGAGCAGAGGTTCAACAAGGACGAGACCCTGTACCTCCTCTCATTCATCGACGTGGGGATGGAGCTACCAAAGCCGGCCGGGAAGGACAGGAACGGCGAGCCCTACTGGACGGGGAAGCAGATCGCGTCCCTAGTGATTCCTTCGAAGCTCAACCTCGAGTACAGGGCCTCGATATGCGCCGGGTGCGAGGAGTGCAAGAAGGAGAGGTGCATGGAGGAGACGGGCTTCGACGCCTATACCGTCATCGAGAACGGCGTCCTGAAGCACGGGGTCATTGACGAGAAGGGCATCGGGGCCTTCAAGGGCAAGATTCTGGACAAAATAGTCCGAGACTACGGCCCCGACGAGGGGAGGATATTCATAGATAACATAACGAAGCTCGCCATCGCAACAATAATGCTCAAGGGCTTCACAACGGGTCTGAGCGACGAGGACATACCGCCAGAGGCTCGGAGGCAAATCGACGAGGTTCTGGAGAAGGCAAGGGCGGACGTCGAAGAGAGGGTCGAGGCCTTCAGGCAGGGCCTGCTCGAGCAGATGCCCGGGCGCTCCCTGGAGGAGACGCTCGAGGTCGACGTGATGAAGCTCCTAGGGCGCGCGAGGGACCAGGCCGGCAACATCGCAAGTAAATACCTTGGTCTCGAGAACTCGGCCGTGATAATGGCGAAGAGCGGCGCCAGGGGCTCGATGCTAAACCTCTCCCAGATGGCCGGCTGCATCGGGCAGCAGGCGGTCAGGGGCGAGAGAATTCACAGGGGCTACCAGTCCCGCACCCTGCCCCACTTCCGCCCCGGCGACCTGGGTGCGGAGGCCATGGGCTTCGTCTCCTCCTCATATAAAAACGGCCTCAAGCCGACGGAGTTCTTCTTCCACTGCATGGGCGGCCGCGAAGGGCTCGTGGACACCGCGGTCAGGACCTCCAGGTCGGGCTACATGCAGCGCAGGCTGATCAACGCCCTCGAGGACCTCAAGGTGACCTACGACGGCACAGTGCGCAACACCTCCGGCACCATTATCCAGTTCAAATACGGGGAGGATGGGGTTGACCCCACCCGCAGCGTCAGGGGCGACGCGGTCGACGTCGACGACATAATAAGAGAGGTCCTCGGCGTGGCGGCGGGGGAGGAGGAGGAGAAGAAGGGCGCCGGGTTCAGATACGGAGAATATGAGGCGGACCTGGTCTCGACGCAGGAGGAGTTCGAGACCGAGGAGGAGACCTCAGAGGACGACTTCGGGGGTGACTGA